Within Haematobia irritans isolate KBUSLIRL chromosome 2, ASM5000362v1, whole genome shotgun sequence, the genomic segment ttttatttaaaacgaAGATTAAGAATGTAAGGCTAACAGATGATGAAATCCTGATATCGTTTGATGTTGTATCACTGTTTCCCAGTATACCGGTAAACCTAGCCATTGCAATGATTGAGAAGAAATGGGACTTaatcaaaaattatacaaaaatacctCGTGATATTTTCAAGGAACTAGCACTATTTTGTAACAAAGACAGTAGGTACTTCAAATATGAAGATAAGACATATGAACAATTGAAAGGAATGCCAATGGGATCTCCAGCATCTCCAATAATTGCTGACATCATCATGGAAGAGCTACTAGACGTGTCCTTAAGCAAGATACCGAAACctcaaattataacaaaatatgtgGACGACATATTTGCGATAGTAAAGAAAACCGAAGTGGGAAGTACTCTTGACGCATTAAACTCATTCCACAGTCAAATACAATTTACAATGGAGTTAGAGAAGGATAACAAGCTACCATATTTAGACTGTAACATACTGAGAGATGATAATTGTTTGAGGCtgaattggtatcaaaaaccaaCAGCAACTGGACgactaataaattataattcaaaACACAATAAAAGTATAATCCATATGACAGCAATCAATTTTATAGATCGAATCTTAAGGATAAGTGATGCAGAATTCCACAAGGAGAATGAAATAAAGATAAGACAAATATTGACCACAAACgattttccaaatagaataataagCAGACTAATAAATcgcgttaaaaataaaacacttgacGAAAACATTAAACCTAAGACTATTGAAGAGCCGGACCATAATAAGGATAAGTCATACAAACCCATGACTTACGTTGAAGGATTCTCAGAGCGTTTTTTCAAATCGGACGTATATAACAAGGACAAGATTCAAATTGCTTCACGCACATCGAGAACAGTAAAGGAATTATTCAGCAACACAAAGTCAAAAATAAAGAATGAGGACAGGAGTAACATAgtgtacaaaattaaatgtaatggaGACAAGTCCAACATATGCCCAATGGCATATGTTGGCACTACAATGACCAAACGTAAGACAAGACTTTCGTCGCATAAATCAGACCTTAAAGCTGTAGACAAATCAGTAGAGCAAAAAACAGCACTTGCAGCTCACTGTGCAACAACAGGACACAAGCCCAACTTCACAGACGTCGAGATACTTGCTCAAGAGAATAATCATAGACGAAGATACACTCTTGAGATGCTCAATATAATAGATCTCTCTCCTGACAaaagaatgaatttcaaaaaagacacggaagaatgcgccagaatgtatcgacatattataaacaagcatcgacacaaacgaaGTTTAGTGTACGGTGAATTGCGAAACAAACAGCAGCACAAGAACTCAAGTTagttatttttcgataa encodes:
- the LOC142225090 gene encoding uncharacterized protein LOC142225090; translated protein: MEELLDVSLSKIPKPQIITKYVDDIFAIVKKTEVGSTLDALNSFHSQIQFTMELEKDNKLPYLDCNILRDDNCLRLNWYQKPTATGRLINYNSKHNKSIIHMTAINFIDRILRISDAEFHKENEIKIRQILTTNDFPNRIISRLINRVKNKTLDENIKPKTIEEPDHNKDKSYKPMTYVEGFSERFFKSDVYNKDKIQIASRTSRTVKELFSNTKSKIKNEDRSNIVYKIKCNGDKSNICPMAYVGTTMTKRKTRLSSHKSDLKAVDKSVEQKTALAAHCATTGHKPNFTDSMELFTDVVEYFGTNNDFNFSPM